Below is a genomic region from Zea mays cultivar B73 chromosome 9, Zm-B73-REFERENCE-NAM-5.0, whole genome shotgun sequence.
TATGTGAGCGTGATTCTGCAtggaaagtgcacattttgcttgattcccaactAATTGCGAGTTTACGATGTTTCACGGGTTATGGCGATGGCGGGAGTTGGACACGTCCCGATGTTGGAAATGAACAAGGGGTGGGCTATGAAATCGGGTTGAGAGCGACAACAGCTGGCAACTCATGTCTACAATAAAAACAGAATGCCATGGAGTTTTAAGAAGATGAATAAGACCGCGCCGCCACCGTAACAATGTCCTACATTGCTGGCGCCGACGTCATTTTTGACGGTGTTAATATATTTCGTTGGAGACTGAAATATTTGAATTTACAATAGGGAATCTTATGATTGGCTTCCCGATACTCCATCAGAGGGGCAACGATGTATTAATTGTAAGTAACATCTTATGACTGGCAACGGCTTACCGGAGAAGCGTAAGAACCGGTCCCGAGGCGTTCAAATTCAAATTAGTAAAATTGGTGCGTCGttcctcctcctcttccttcGCATCTGTTGACCACAAGTTGTAATATGGGAGCCTGAACTCCTGAGTGCCCGCCTGTTGGTAAGCCAACCTTATCCCCTACAAGCTTTGAGCTTGCTGATTGTTCCTGTGTTTTTTTGCTAGTCTAGTCAGACCTTGACTTTGTTAGCATTTTTTCTGCTGATCCACATACAGGTGGTTACTAGTATTTAGGTTCTGCAATTGAAGCTGACCTTAAAAATTGAATGTATGTAATTCACTGTTTGGATTGTTTGTTTGGTCTGTAACAAATGGCTTGTGATTTGGTCTTAATATTAAACCTGATGGAAGGTCTATTTCTTTGGACCAGATGCAAGGTCAAAATTCATCATGATTTTGTCACATGTCATGACATGGTCCAGGGATGGATCATGTTGTATGAAATTGATGAGAACCATTGTTATGCTAGCAAAGCCACAAAGTATATGAGAAAGTTCATTGTGCCAGTCCATGCATAGATAGTTGCAATATTTTGTGGCTAGAATCTGTAGTAGCAGGTCACAGGTCATACTTATCCTTTTATCAAAATAACACACTTGGGGTTTCTAAAAAAGGATTTGAGGTCGTTCTCAGCTTCTGAACCCAGTGGACGTACCAACTCAGAATTGCGTGCAAGCTCAGCCTTCTCTGCATGGTTTAGTTATGCTTTAATTTATATAAGAAATTATATGCACATTTTCAAAAACTTCTGGAGAATTTGAGTTGCTTTTCATGCTTACAATAGATTGATGGAGCCATCCACATTTGATGATTCTATGGATTACCAAATCCTTGCGTGCCTTGTAACTAATAAGACGTTGGCAAAAGATCGCTCTTCATGGGATCCTACTGATGATGAGGTGCAGCGTGTTGTTCTGTCTTTGTTGGAAGGTTCCAAGGATATTGATGCCAATAAACTAAAACAATATATTGCCGAATTTGAGATGATAGTCAAAAACAATTGGGTAAGCAGTTCAATCCATATCATAATCCGAAACTTATTTTAATCCTAGGGCCCTTCCCAACTGACCATGTTTTTTGTTTATGCAGGAATGTTCTGAACGAATTGTGGCAAATAAGGAGATGATGCTTGATGTGTTCGACTATGTCGTTGCTGACTTTGTCCCCAATTTTTATCAGGAGCCAACCCTTCGTTTGCCTTCTATTTCTCCTAGAAGTAATGGTAAGAAAAAAACTTTCATGTGTTTGGATGAAAAGGATGACAGTGCCATCCAACATCGCTCTAAAAGATCTTGCTGTTCAGAGAGTGTTGATCACCATTTGTCTAGGTTGTTGGACCAAAGAGCAGCTGTTCAAGAAATTGACGGGCCCTATAAGTATGAACCATTGTACCGAAAAACTTAAGAAATGTGGTTTTTCAAAACAGCAACTTTGGGATGCTATCGATATATTGAAGGCTGATTTAGAATTGCGTCGGGTATTCATCAGATTAGAAGATTCTGAGGCAAGAGGGTATATGATTCATGCCCTGCGTAACAGCAATGTTTAGCTGTCTGTAATAAATTTATCACTCTTATGAGGTTTGGGATGTGAGGAAGACCATTTCGCCTGTAAGGGAATTTGTTGGCCATTCAGAAAGTTTCATTTCTCTCACTGCTCTTTGTGTTTTCCCCATCTAATGCTTATCTATATGTATTCATAATATATTTAACTCCATATAAAAACACAGCCCAAAGCAAGATTTTTTTGACCCAAAACAGCCTGCTTTCTGTTCTTGTGCGTACGCACCCCGCCCGCGCTGCAGTTCTGACTCGAGTCCCGTTGGTTCCTATCCCCGTAAGGCCAGAACAGAAATAACTTAGAGCAACTTAGAGCTCAGAACAGAAATAACTGAGAGCCAGATAGGAATAACTGAGGTACGTAGAACACAATAACTGAGTTGTCACAACAGAATAACTGAGTATGCACAGCAGAAATAACTGAGATCCTGTAGGAATCACAGAGTAGCGAGAACAAAAATAACTGAGTAGGGAGAACAGAATAACTGATGAATAACTGATTAGTCAGCAGAGAATAACTAAGTCCCGAGAACAAAAACAACGGAGCAGGTATAACTTGAATTCCTTCTTTTTCGATTTCCCATCCTTCTCCTGCTGCTTCCTCTTCCCCTTGCTTGCGTTGTGCAAACCAAACCCCCAGTTCTATTCATTCATTTGGCCGCCTCATTTTTAAAACAAGATGCACCTCTCTCGCATGTACTACGTATTTAATCTGATTTGATTTATCATAATGTATTTTAAGCATAGACTTAATTTTTTTCAGATTTTGCCGGCATAGGAGTACATATTTTCAAAGCTAAATATTAGGTGCTTGTTGGCGATAGACGGACCCATCGGTCTGCTCATCGGCGGCCCCGACCATCGCATCAAATATTTTGACTAGAGCAGAGGAAGTGACCCCCTCCACTTCCACGACCCCCTCCACTTCCAAACCCCACGGCGGTGCAGAGCGCATCGCCGAGCCCCCACCCACCCGACAGCCTCACCTCGAATTCTTCTCCAGTAGTTCCTTGCCctcctccttccccttccctcctCGACAGGTACCCGGCGGCTTGGATCTATGCGGACCCGGCATCTATATTTTACCTCATTGGTAAAGAGTTCGTGTCTCCCTGTCTTTATTCCTGTCTCCCTGTGCCGTATATAAAGGCATCGGCCTGCTGTATTTTAGGCAAGCTTAAACATGGTAACACTAATCAATCACTAATCAATCCCTCCTTTCCTTCCTTCTACTTTCCTCAATCACTAATCAATCCCTCCTTTCCTTCCTTCTACTTTCCATTTCCCTATTTTCCTTTCTAGCCACTACTTTCCATATGCTCCTGCGGATCTGCACGTCCTCCCAGATCGCGCTCCTGGGCGTGGCGCTGCCTGGCGTACGAGCGCCCGTACATAACATCTCTCCCCTCGTCGaagaccagctcgtcctcgagctggaagGCTGGGAATCAGGCGCGGAAATCGTCGAACTCCTCCGTGTCGCGGCGGGAAAGAGCATCCGCAACGACGTTTGTGGCGCCCGACCTGTACTCCACAGTGAAAGCAAAGCCCAACAACTTCCCGACCCAGTGGTGTTGCGGGATCGTGGAGAGGCGCTGGTCGAGGAGGTATTTGAGGCTATAGTGGTCCGTCTTGACGACGAAGCACCGCCCCCAGAGATACGGCCGCCAGTGCCGGACCGCCTGTACTAAGCCGATGAGCTCGCGCTCGTAGGCTGCCAACGCCCGGTGACGAGGAGCAATGGGGCGGCTGAAGAATGCCACCAGGTGTCCCTCTTGGGTGAGGACGGCGCCAAACCCGTGTGACGACGCATCACACTCAACCACGAAGGTCTTTGTGAAGTCAGGCATGGTGAGGACCGGTGCCGAGGTGACGGCGACCTTGAGGGCGCCGAAAGCCGCCGCTGCTTTGTCATCCCAAGCGAAGGCGTCTTTCTTAAGGAGGGTCGTGAGCGGTGCGGCGACCGTGCCGTAGTTAGGCACAAATTTGCGGTAGTAGCCTGTCAGGCCAAGAAACCCGCGCACCGCCCGAGCCGAGCGCGGCACCGGCCAGTCGAAGATGGCTTGCACCTTTGCCGGGTCCATGGCCACGCCCGCCGCCGAGATCACATGACCGAGGTAGGCGACGGACGGGGCTCCGAAGGCGCATTTGGAGCACTTGACGAAGAGCTGGTGGCGTTGCAGTTCCTCGAGGACCATCCTGAGGTGGTGCAGGTGCTCCTCCCAATTCTTgctatatatcaagatatcatcaaagaAAACAAGGACAAACCGGCGGAGGAAGAGACGGAGTACATCGTTCATGAGCGCCTGGAATGTCGCCGGTGCGTTGCAAAGCCTGAACGCCATCACCAGGAACTCGTACAGGCCGTCGTGTGTACGAAATGCCGTTTTGTGCACGTCCTCCAGCCTCATGCGCACCTGATGGTACCCGGAACGCAGGTCCAGCTTGGAGAAGAACCGGGCACCATGAAGCTCGTTCAGCAGCTCGTCGACCACCGGGATCGGGAAGGCGTCCTTGATGGTGACCGCGTTTAGCGCGCAGTAGTCGACGCAGAACCGCCACGACCCATCGGGCTTCTTCACGAGGACCGGCGACGAGAACGGTGAATCGCTGCGACGGACGATCCCCTGCTCGATCATGGCGGCGCACTGGCGTTCCAGCTCGTCTTTGTACGCCGCCGGGTACCGGTAGGGCCGGACCGCCGCCGGGTACCGGTAGGGCCGGACCGCCACCGGTTGCGCGCCCTGCTTGAGGATGATGCGGTGGTCATGGGCGCGCAACGAGAGCAGACCGACCGGCTCTCGAAGACGGTCACGAAGGTGTCCAGAAGAGTCGCGAGAAGAGGCTCAGCCGCGGTGGTGGCGCCCAGCACCGAAGCCGAGGATGTGGGCACGCCGGTCCAGCAGACCGTACGGTCCTGGTGTTGGAACGACATGCGCCGGCACGCGAGATCCCACACGATGGGCCCTAGCCCGCCCAGCCAGCGAGTGTCGAGGACGACGTCGTACCCGACCAACGGCATGACGAAGAGATCGGCCGGGAATGCGTCGCTGCCGACGGTGAGGGGTGCGTTGCGGATGACGCCCACGCAAGTGATGCGTTCGCCGTTGGCCACCATGGCCGATAGGCGCGGGCGCTGTTGCTGGGGAAGGCCGGAACACCGCGCCGCTGCCTCGAATATGAAATTGTGTGTGCTGCCCGAGTCGTGGAGGGCGACGAACGGGGTGGCCCCTAGCATGACGGCCACCTGCATGGTGTCGGCCACGGGGCAGCCCGAGACAGCCTGCAACGAGAAGCACGGCGCCTCAGCATCGGGGCCGTCGGGGTGGTCGGTGTCGTCTTCGTCCATGATCTCGACGCCTTCGACGAAGAAGATGCGCTTGCAGAACCTATTGTGACCCCTGGAATACTTGTCATTGCAATTGAAACATAATCCGAGGCGATGGCGTTCGGCCATCTCAGTGCTGAGCCTTCTGCCCTCGCCACGGCCTGGAGCCGCGCCCGCCGGTGGCGCAGGGAGCGTCAAAGGAACGTGGGGCGCCGGAACCGCCATAGGCGCCGGTCGCGGCGGAGGAGGCAGGACGCCGCGCGCGGCTGGCCTGGTCTGAGCTGGCACTGAGGCCCTGTCGAGTTCCATCAGCTCCACTTGCCGCGCGAGGCTCATAGCCGCCGCGAGCGACTGGGGGTTGTGGATGCGCACCACATGGCTGAGCGGTGGCAGCAGCCCGCCCGTGAAGAGTTGCACGCGTTGGCGTTCCTCCAGTGGTCCGGCGCGCGGTAGTAGCTCCTGGAAGCGGTTCTGGTACTCCTCCACGGTGCCCGTCCACCTGCACTCAGCGAGTTCGAACAGCGGCGCCGAGTGTAGAGGAGGCCCGAAGCGCAACTGGAGGATGTCCTTGAAGCGGTGCCAGCGCGGAGTCCCCTCGTCCGTCTATAGCTGGAGGTACCACGACTGGGCCACGCCCTCGAGGTGGTAAGAAGCCATCCAAACCTTCTCCTCCTCCATGATCCGCTGCTGATGAAAGTAGGACTCGCAGCGGTTGACGAAGAGCATGGGGTCCGACTTGTCGTCAAAACGCGGGAAGTCAATCTTTTGGAACCTCGGCGGTCGATCGATGTGGTGCTGGCCGTCGTGGCCGCCGCTGCCGGATGGCGAGGAGAACGGCGCCTTGTCCTTCTTCAACGACTCAACGTCATTTTGGAGGACAGAGATCGTGCCCGTGAGCTTCTCGATCACCGCAGCCAGATCGTCGATGGTTTTGGTGCTCATAATGGAGGAGGTCGACGGCGGTGAGGGTGGAGGGCTGGGTGGTGGTTGGATAACGTCGAGGAACTGATCGGAGGTGTGGGATTGAGAAGACGAAGATCGCCTGACTcgtgataccaggttgtcaagggcCTGGGCGTCTAGAGCAGGGGGCCCTCGGCAACGATGGACGTCTAGAGCAGGGGGCCCTCGGCTACGAAGGTCGTAGCCGCGGTTCGTCGTCTTCTCCGGTGTGGTTATCCCCCACAGCCATAGGCTTGGTagagagagaggtggagaagAGATAACTTCTTGGCTGCCTTTATTCCTGTCTCCATGTGCCGTATATAAAGGCATCGGCCTGCTGTATTTTAGGCAAGCTTAAACATGGTAACACTAATCAATCACTAATCAATCTCTCATTTCCTTCCTTCTACTTTCCATTTCCCTATTTTCCTTTCTAGCCACTACTTTCCATATGCTCCTGTGGATCTGCGCGCCCTCCCAGATCGCACTCCTAGGCGTGGCGCCTGTCACGGGCGCGACGCTGCCTGGCGTACGAGCGCCCGttgttggaatataatataagtgaattatcCACCCCTCCTATAAGCTTAAGCTTTTGGATTGAattggttggtgcatgcaacttaatatggtatcagagccagaggtctcgagttcgaatcctggttagcacaattaaataaaataattgttgctcgCTCCTATATTCCACGTCAGAGACCCAAAATGAGGCTCGACGTGAGGGGGAgtgttggaatataatataagtgaattgtccacTACTCCACCACTcctatcagcttaagcttttgggttgaactggttggTGCATATAACTTAATACCAGTACATGACACAAACATTCAGGAGTTTCCATAACTGCTAGACAGGGACGAGGTGGAACAACATATCCAACCATTTAGAACTCTATAAAATCCAAGCATATCCTAAAGTTCAAGTATTTTATCTAGGTAAGGTACAGTAGCACTAGACAGCTAAAATATTGTTATTCTTTTTGAAGAACAGTGCTACTGTAAAGTGAATGCTTATCAACTCAAAATGCATAATCCACATGCCTCAAAATATTTTTTTCTAATCTCAACACCACAACAAGCAACAAGGGCAGTATGTAAACCATAGTGGTGAAAGCAATAAATACATACCCATTCACCTGGGCACAGGGATCGATAGTACTTGGCAAACTTATCACACTCAGGTGCATCCTCACCTTTTGCAGCCACACACCTGATTAAACAACCGCACTTATTGAAACGATTATCCTTATTTATCTCGACTTTATGAAACATCACAATGAAAAACCCTACCTGTGGTATTCAACATAGCGTGTGAAACAATGCCTCGTTTGATTTGTTGTTGGGAAACGAAAATCTGCTGGAGCTGTTTCAATCTGTATATCGAAATTTGAAAGCATTTAGCATCCATTAACATGAAACTGCCAAGTGATATCATCATCGGTTTAATTTTTGGCAACAACAAACCTTGATCTCAGGTTTCTCAGCCTCTTCCTCCTCGGCAGTCTCACTTGCTTCCTCTGCAGCAGTGTTAGTTTCTTCTGCGTCTGACTTTTCAGCAGCATCTTGTACTTCAGACGTTTCATTCTTATCTTCTACAGATGAAGGAGTCTCATCATTGGTTGAAGGAGCAGATTCAGTCTCAGTACCACTAGAGGGCTTCTCCTCAGCTGCCTTTTCCACTGGAACTTCCTGTGGTGGAAGTGAATATTCCTACAAATGAAGCATGAGTTCAGTAACATTACTTATGGATAAGTTGAAATAAAAGCATGAATCAAAGAGGAATGAGCTTGCAGAAGATCTAGTGCATCATTCGTCACATACAActagtgaagtttaaaataagcAACTCACATCAAAGGAGATCATTTCTTGCATCTAAGATCTAAAATGAAAGTAAGCAAGCCAGTATGCATATGCGACTTTGAGATATGAACCTATTGACACAAGTAGAAGCCTCATTCAATAACCTTCACCTGTATTAAACAGCTAAGTCCAATTTAATATTGACCAAATTGTCCCAACTCATATACAACTATTGCAGTGTAGCAATTACCAAGCAAGAAGTACATGAACCCATATAACAATTTAATATTGACCAAATTGTCCCAACTCATATACAACTATTGCAGTGTAGCAATTACCAAGCAAGAAGTACATGAACCCATATAACCAGCCCCAACAGATTAAAATATAAAACGACACAACCAGCTTCAACATAGGAGGCCAATTTTACATGTGCACTCAAAAGTTTCACACAAATGTTGTTTATATGAGCACATCCGGATGCTATGATCTAGTAAACATTGGACAGCAACAAATGAAAATAAGAACCAATAAACAATGTTCCATGCTGATCACAAAAAGAAAATGGTGAATATGCATGAAAACATTCTTGTACAGAAAACTTATAAAAAATGGCCATCTTTGGGTCGCCACCTAATCTAGCCAATCAGAACCTACCCTAGTGCTTTCTAAAACACTGATACAAAACTTAAGAGACCTGACAGGTGATGTCAAATGTTAAAAAAAACTGTGTTTTCTACCAAAAAGCTGAGCCTTTGAATATACTACCAAAAAAACACATACAGGAATCTATCTTCATACAAACTCCAATTCACATGCAAAACCACCGACTCTATACTTAAACCATCTACATCATTTTTGATTCTCCTAACAGTTACTGAAGATCAATTTTGAGACTCACTCCAGACCATCCATAGGTTCAAACTAATATTGTCTAAAGCAACTATTGAGAACCATCCTATCCATTACAAAGAAACTACAATTTTGACTCCACTATTCAAACTTTGACTGGGTTTCTTATGCTCATGCAAATTGTTACAAGTATAATTCTTCATGGTGATTCTAGTACAACTTGTTGCAGCTTTAAATAACTATGTATTTGAAAATCATTAACAGACAAAGTTTGAATAGTAAAAGTTGAAGTTAACAGATAGTTGCAAACGAGGCGAGTACCGAATACCACCCATAATCCTTGTAGCATTCTAGAAGAATGTTCAATACTTGACTAGAAAAATCCTAGGaatcaaaataaataattagaAATTTTCTATAAACTAGACATTTTGAAAATAATCAGGTAACAAGATCATGTCCTTTGTAAATGTAATACCCACTTTTTAAGAAAATCGAAAAGGAGAAAAGTACATCTCTTTGTATACATGAGTgtgtcatctctatctatcattcATGTGAACACGTtatttaaacaaataaataattaacaaaagacacctaaataacctaagtgcatcatgttggcttttatttgtatgtgcatttgataaaaataagaaattatatcAATAGAAATATAATAATGTCCAAATTGGGATTTAAGACCTCATTTACAATTTAGAAATTTGAGATAACATCGAAGAACAAGAAAAAAAAAGATCACCTTGTAAAGAAAACTGGATAAAAATAAATATAACTCTTCAAGTGAGTACTCTTAATTTACACCTTTAATCTGGGTACAAATTCGCAACAaacatttgaattcaaatagAGATTTAAATCAGGAAAAGAATGAGAAAAGCaaaggagaaagaaaagaaaaaaaagaaaaacaagtcgCTGCATGGGCCGACTAACCCTGTTTTCGGCCCAGATAGTATTTCCTCCCGCGCGGCCCATACCTCGCGCGCGGGCGTGCGCTGACACGGGGGCCCCTGGGGCAGTCTCTCCTCGCGCTCGTTCTCATCTCCTCACTGGACCGCGGCCCCCACACATCAGGGAGGTGGGCGTCACTGTCTTCATCCCCGAACGGAGCGGCTGAGACGCGCGCGACTCCGTCTTCATCCCCTCCACCGAAGCCTGCGCCAACGAACACCGCGACGTTGCCGCGCGCTTGGACGGTCTCCCCCTAACGCCTTGGCTCACTGGCGCGTAGGGCCCGGGCGTCTATCTCACTGGCGCGCGCGAAATTGTCATCGCGGCTTCAATAGACTCGCCGCCCATGGCGGAGGTCGCCCGCGGGAATCGGACTCCACGACCTACCTGGCGCCCCTGCTCGCAACCATAAAGACCGAGCCACCGTGGATTAATCCCCGTCTCCCTCTCCACCACTTCACGTCGCCACCACAATTACCCACTCGGATTTGAGCGCGGGATTAAGGAAATTGCCAGCCGCGGGCTACGAACGGCGCGCCGCCGAGGGAATCGAGCCTCTACTTTGACCGGAACATCGAGGTATGCATCGAACCCTCCCTGAAGATCGGTAGAAGGTAGTCAATGTCGCACCGCGAAGAAACCATGGCGGGTGATTCCAAGATTTCTCGCTGGAGCACCGCCGGTCGCCATGAATCGCATATCACCGTGGACCGAGTCTTGCACTCGATGTCGGCCGAAATTTGTTTGGGAATTGAGTTCAGGGAGTCGTCAATCTCGCGGGGGCCGAACGAATTTGAGTCTGGCGCTCGGGTTGGCCGGATTTGTGGGCTCCGGTGACCCCGCCGTCGTGCGCAGAGGCAGGTTGGGTGGCTCAGGCTGGGTAGAAGAAGAAGCTTCCGCGACCGTCGGATCGGGCGCGGGCAGATAGGATTAAAACGTGGAATACCCCTTCGCGCTAGGAGTCGTGGACCGAGGATCTGGAATCCAACGGTTGCTGGCGCATTAGTGTACATAACCAGCTCGAACTAATCTGAGCGCTTGATCTCTGATCGGACGGCCAGTAaatcccgataccccttcgccgagccAAAACTGCAAAATAGCCCCTCGGTTTCAttaaaatcaacccgccgtccatagtCACTATGCGCTGTGTCTCGGGTTTCTTGTCCCGAGCCCCCTGCTGTTATCTgatattgaggcccagtccagagatcgtttaatttgaataaatgaattaggaaatggatttttaatatgaaaataactactagaacttaataaattcatagaaaattcatacttgctctaaattactccattccactttctaaatttttgtaatttaattctctatcacttagagcctctgttttgtcatgaaaacagtaagaaatttaattcctcacttaatctattttaaacacataaaacctttgaaaatccataacttaaaatctataactccaaaaattatgattcctgttcctagaattttattttaatgtgtagattattactgtgtattttgcttatatgtttggtgtaatgttaatttctctatatgcattgtgcttgtttgtattgtggcgagtagaagagcccgttgctgaggatcctggtgagcagcaggttgaagtagctgagcaggagctcattgaaggcaagttgtgcccttgaccactttttacccaataatgttctttaatatcacttactcatgcataggttaattttgatgggacccgataggtcatcctagattgtttatctcattaccttgtttacccctgaatcacttgggtagtgtgctattgctttacatggttttgggataatcatttattatatctatgttccaattattcttgttattctctttatgttcatgttaagatcattaatgttaattggaacatagagcttaacttgagaaccacgtgccaccacaagggtttaatgggacgcccttggctgactaattaggaaagctagtggaagactaccttacccgaaaggggcaagggcagtaggggagttgcatgcaaggaggttctcgggttgattttgctgcgatggcggtcagacgggggattcttgcaagtgctcttcccataaactgtagcgggttttcggaagctagtggaactttgtaaaggcctcgtagtgttgccctgccgcgcttcctaggtagaggtgtatgggagtcgcgaccccttggcagatgggtaacatgacttgtgggtaaagggtacaacctctgcagagtgtaaaactggtatactagccgagctcacggtcatgagcagctcaggactctctgatgtttaaattatggaacttaaattcaattttgtcatttgcattgcatgggtttattattaatttgttcaattactttatttaaggtttggtatttacttacatttagtaactgctaataaaagtttgaccaactacttaaaagcaatgctcagctttaacccctatcattgattagccttacacatcacatgaactcacacctttgtgagtttatgcccactggttccccacaacttgttgagctatgatcatgtgtgagctcacccttgctgtctcacacccccccacaggagaagaacaggtggttcaggaggagccacaaggcgaggagtatgatctgatctaggtggcgtttctcagttgacattggcgccgacgatccttagttcgttttatatttatcttttattttgtaataagtcttccgctatgtaataaatactctgatgttattgacatttatctctatacactctgttattata
It encodes:
- the LOC100272443 gene encoding cytochrome c oxidase subunit 6b-1 isoform X6, whose product is MAAEAKTPSLAEDFSSQVLNILLECYKDYGWYSEYSLPPQEVPVEKAAEEKPSSGTETESAPSTNDETPSSVEDKNETSEVQDAAEKSDAEETNTAAEEASETAEEEEAEKPEIKIETAPADFRFPTTNQTRHCFTRYVEYHRCVAAKGEDAPECDKFAKYYRSLCPGEWILPA
- the LOC100272443 gene encoding cytochrome c oxidase subunit 6b-1 isoform X7 gives rise to the protein MQEMISFDEYSLPPQEVPVEKAAEEKPSSGTETESAPSTNDETPSSVEDKNETSEVQDAAEKSDAEETNTAAEEASETAEEEEAEKPEIKIETAPADFRFPTTNQTRHCFTRYVEYHRCVAAKGEDAPECDKFAKYYRSLCPGEWVERWNEQRENGTFPGPL
- the LOC100272443 gene encoding Cytochrome c oxidase subunit 6b-1 → MAAEAKTPSLAEEYSLPPQEVPVEKAAEEKPSSGTETESAPSTNDETPSSVEDKNETSEVQDAAEKSDAEETNTAAEEASETAEEEEAEKPEIKIETAPADFRFPTTNQTRHCFTRYVEYHRCVAAKGEDAPECDKFAKYYRSLCPGEWVERWNEQRENGTFPGPL
- the LOC100272443 gene encoding cytochrome c oxidase subunit 6b-1 isoform X1, which translates into the protein MAAEAKTPSLAEDFSSQVLNILLECYKDYGWYSEYSLPPQEVPVEKAAEEKPSSGTETESAPSTNDETPSSVEDKNETSEVQDAAEKSDAEETNTAAEEASETAEEEEAEKPEIKIETAPADFRFPTTNQTRHCFTRYVEYHRCVAAKGEDAPECDKFAKYYRSLCPGEWECSERIVANKDMMLDVFDYVVVDFVPNSYQEPTLRLPSISPGSNDFAGIGVHLFKANY
- the LOC100272443 gene encoding cytochrome c oxidase subunit 6b-1 isoform X5, which codes for MAAEAKTPSLAEDFSSQVLNILLECYKDYGWYSEYSLPPQEVPVEKAAEEKPSSGTETESAPSTNDETPSSVEDKNETSEVQDAAEKSDAEETNTAAEEASETAEEEEAEKPEIKIETAPADFRFPTTNQTRHCFTRYVEYHRCVAAKGEDAPECDKFAKYYRSLCPGEWVERWNEQRENGTFPGPL
- the LOC100272443 gene encoding cytochrome c oxidase subunit 6b-1 isoform X2, encoding MAAEAKTPSLAEDFSSQVLNILLECYKDYGWYSEYSLPPQEVPVEKAAEEKPSSGTETESAPSTNDETPSSVEDKNETSEVQDAAEKSDAEETNTAAEEASETAEEEEAEKPEIKIETAPADFRFPTTNQTRHCFTRYVEYHRCVAAKGEDAPECDKFAKYYRSLCPGEWECSERIVANKDMMLDVFDYVVVDFVPNSYQEPTLRLPSISPGSNG
- the LOC100272443 gene encoding cytochrome c oxidase subunit 6b-1 isoform X4 gives rise to the protein MAAEAKTPSLAEEYSLPPQEVPVEKAAEEKPSSGTETESAPSTNDETPSSVEDKNETSEVQDAAEKSDAEETNTAAEEASETAEEEEAEKPEIKIETAPADFRFPTTNQTRHCFTRYVEYHRCVAAKGEDAPECDKFAKYYRSLCPGEWECSERIVANKDMMLDVFDYVVVDFVPNSYQEPTLRLPSISPGSNG
- the LOC100272443 gene encoding cytochrome c oxidase subunit 6b-1 isoform X3 — encoded protein: MAAEAKTPSLAEEYSLPPQEVPVEKAAEEKPSSGTETESAPSTNDETPSSVEDKNETSEVQDAAEKSDAEETNTAAEEASETAEEEEAEKPEIKIETAPADFRFPTTNQTRHCFTRYVEYHRCVAAKGEDAPECDKFAKYYRSLCPGEWECSERIVANKDMMLDVFDYVVVDFVPNSYQEPTLRLPSISPGSNDFAGIGVHLFKANY
- the LOC100272443 gene encoding cytochrome c oxidase subunit 6b-1 isoform X8, whose translation is MAAEAKTPSLAEEYSLPPQEVPVEKAAEEKPSSGTETESAPSTNDETPSSVEDKNETSEVQDAAEKSDAEETNTAAEEASETAEEEEAEKPEIKIETAPADFRFPTTNQTRHCFTRYVEYHRCVAAKGEDAPECDKFAKYYRSLCPGEWILPA